A DNA window from Micromonospora inyonensis contains the following coding sequences:
- a CDS encoding GntR family transcriptional regulator, which yields MSDRPHPDGVTEQLDRDAPAPLHAQVSEQIRAKILSAEWPPHYRLRSEPELAADLGISRGTLRRALATLIRDGLLVQVRGRGTFVTSTTIEPSIAQKLTTLSEDFARQGVPYTTEVVSQRVMAAPPPLATLLDLSPGQSVLRLERLRSASTGPVAWLVNYVRTDLTPGLEQADLADRSLFGLLENEYGLKITTGRRTFTATAATDRIATALGVAEGFPLLYLEQITYLHDGRAIEYSDVWIHSERMRVTSLLSRR from the coding sequence ATGTCCGACCGACCACACCCCGACGGGGTGACCGAGCAACTCGACCGGGACGCGCCGGCCCCGCTGCACGCGCAGGTGTCCGAGCAGATCCGGGCGAAGATCCTGTCGGCCGAGTGGCCACCGCACTACCGGCTGCGCAGCGAGCCGGAACTCGCCGCCGACCTGGGCATCTCGCGTGGCACGCTACGCCGGGCGCTGGCGACCCTGATCCGCGACGGCCTGCTGGTGCAGGTACGCGGGCGGGGCACGTTCGTCACGTCCACCACGATCGAGCCGTCCATCGCGCAGAAGCTGACCACCCTCTCCGAGGACTTCGCCCGGCAGGGTGTCCCGTACACCACCGAGGTGGTCTCCCAGCGGGTGATGGCCGCCCCGCCACCGCTGGCCACCCTGCTCGACCTGAGTCCCGGCCAGTCGGTGCTGCGCCTGGAACGGCTCCGTTCCGCCTCCACCGGGCCGGTGGCCTGGCTGGTCAACTACGTCCGTACCGACCTGACGCCCGGACTGGAGCAGGCGGACCTGGCCGACCGCTCCCTGTTCGGCCTGCTCGAGAACGAGTACGGGTTGAAGATCACCACCGGTCGGCGGACGTTCACCGCGACCGCCGCCACCGACCGGATCGCCACCGCGCTCGGCGTGGCCGAGGGTTTCCCGCTGCTGTACCTGGAGCAGATCACCTACCTCCACGACGGCCGTGCGATCGAGTACTCCGACGTGTGGATCCACAGCGAGCGGATGCGGGTCACCTCCCTGCTCAGCCGTCGCTGA
- the deoC gene encoding deoxyribose-phosphate aldolase gives MSTAFLTDVDLTPATLAPHIQHTLIDVGVTHDRIVAHAEETARYGFNAAMVPGSWVAEVAEVLRGTGVEVASALDFPTVGVTTSAGKAAEAESLVRAGATQIDIGVQIGWLKSGRYDAFRDDIAGVVKASGVPVKVMLELPLLTPDEREAAVALSIEAGAAFLKNASSGQVEVANPDSIAYLVARAPEGVQVKASGSIKSFAQALSLLRAGAVLLGTSAGVAIVTDNVTEHTTSY, from the coding sequence GTGAGCACTGCCTTCCTGACCGACGTCGACCTGACCCCCGCGACGTTGGCTCCCCACATCCAGCACACGCTGATCGACGTCGGTGTCACCCACGACCGGATCGTCGCCCACGCCGAGGAGACCGCCCGGTACGGCTTCAACGCCGCGATGGTGCCCGGCTCCTGGGTCGCCGAGGTGGCCGAGGTGCTGCGCGGCACGGGCGTCGAGGTCGCCTCGGCCCTGGACTTCCCGACCGTGGGGGTGACCACCAGCGCCGGCAAGGCCGCCGAGGCGGAGAGCCTGGTCCGGGCCGGCGCCACCCAGATCGACATCGGCGTGCAGATCGGCTGGCTCAAGAGCGGCCGGTACGACGCCTTCCGCGACGACATCGCCGGTGTGGTGAAGGCGTCCGGCGTACCGGTCAAGGTGATGCTCGAACTGCCGCTGCTCACCCCCGACGAGCGGGAGGCCGCCGTGGCACTGTCCATCGAGGCCGGTGCGGCGTTCCTGAAGAACGCCAGCAGCGGCCAGGTCGAGGTCGCCAACCCGGACAGCATCGCCTACCTGGTGGCCCGCGCCCCGGAAGGCGTACAGGTCAAGGCGTCGGGCAGCATCAAGTCCTTCGCGCAGGCGCTGTCCCTGCTGCGCGCGGGGGCGGTGCTGCTCGGCACCAGCGCCGGGGTGGCTATCGTCACTGACAACGTCACCGAACACACGACGAGCTACTGA
- the rbsD gene encoding D-ribose pyranase produces MKRRGLLHAELSGVLATLGHTDLLLVVDAGFPIPRTAHRVDLAVAEDLPDLTTVLALVADEIIVEGVVVAEDVTTHNTPLAQWLGQRFPGVPLTTRPHAEMLGELAHQAKAIVRTGAFNPWGNVGLVCGVDVPRWFDEPGVIVPDYYRDRM; encoded by the coding sequence ATGAAACGCCGAGGTCTGCTCCACGCGGAGCTGTCCGGGGTGCTCGCCACGCTCGGCCACACCGACCTGCTGCTCGTCGTCGACGCCGGGTTCCCCATCCCGCGTACGGCCCACCGCGTCGACCTGGCCGTCGCGGAGGACCTGCCCGACCTGACCACCGTGCTGGCGCTCGTCGCCGACGAGATCATCGTCGAGGGCGTGGTGGTCGCCGAGGACGTCACCACGCACAACACGCCGCTGGCGCAGTGGCTGGGGCAGCGCTTCCCGGGCGTACCGCTGACCACCCGCCCGCACGCCGAGATGCTCGGCGAACTGGCCCACCAGGCCAAGGCGATCGTCCGGACCGGCGCGTTCAACCCGTGGGGCAACGTCGGTCTGGTCTGCGGCGTGGACGTGCCGCGCTGGTTCGACGAGCCCGGCGTGATCGTCCCCGACTACTACCGGGACCGGATGTAG
- a CDS encoding sugar ABC transporter ATP-binding protein, which yields MTSPATILAPATAAVEVSGLSKHFGAVRALQDVSLSVPAGSLTAVMGENGAGKSTLMKILAGLDTPTTGTVRVAGEEVRRFHPATLLSRHQVALVPQELSLAQDRTVAENILLGAEPGSRPFPHRRRMEEQAAHLLDRLGLRVDPRRAVRHLDAASQQLVVIARSLARRARVVILDEPTSILSPAESDRLFGVIRSLQADGVTLLYVSHRMPEVFALSQHIHVLRDGRHVGHWPTAQVTPDQVVAAMVGRELAAEFARHDTPPPAATATPRLCLRGVSGTGFTDVDLDVAPGEVVGVAGLPDSGRIELLRGVFGADPVRGGELALDGERFTARSPRDAIRARIAYLPGERRQQGILPTMSVADNVTVLTLGRRQRFGVLRRRALRRDAEDRARELTVKTATTAQGITQLSGGNQQKALLARWLSIEPRLMLLDEPTRGVDVGAKAEIYRLFRSLTGAGVSIVVSSSDLPELLTVSDRIAVMAAGRLVGVLDAADATEESVMALATGAHTLKENT from the coding sequence ATGACCAGCCCGGCCACGATCCTCGCCCCCGCCACGGCCGCCGTCGAGGTGTCCGGCCTGTCGAAGCACTTCGGCGCCGTCCGCGCGTTGCAGGACGTCAGCCTGAGCGTCCCCGCCGGCAGTCTCACCGCCGTCATGGGGGAGAACGGCGCCGGCAAGTCGACGCTGATGAAGATCCTGGCCGGGCTGGACACGCCCACCACCGGCACCGTACGGGTAGCCGGCGAGGAGGTCCGGCGCTTCCACCCGGCCACCCTGCTCAGCCGGCACCAGGTCGCGCTGGTGCCGCAGGAACTCTCCCTCGCCCAGGACCGCACCGTCGCGGAGAACATCCTGCTCGGTGCCGAACCCGGCTCCCGGCCCTTCCCGCACCGCCGCCGGATGGAGGAGCAGGCCGCACACCTGCTGGACCGGCTCGGCCTGCGGGTCGACCCGCGTCGCGCCGTACGACACCTCGACGCGGCGTCCCAGCAGCTGGTCGTCATCGCCCGCTCGCTGGCCCGCCGGGCCCGGGTGGTCATCCTCGACGAGCCGACCTCGATCCTGTCCCCGGCGGAGTCCGATCGACTCTTCGGGGTGATCCGCTCGTTGCAGGCCGACGGCGTCACGCTGCTCTACGTCTCGCACCGGATGCCCGAGGTCTTCGCCCTGTCCCAGCACATCCACGTGCTGCGTGACGGTCGACACGTCGGGCACTGGCCCACCGCACAGGTCACCCCGGACCAGGTGGTCGCGGCGATGGTCGGACGGGAACTCGCCGCCGAGTTCGCCCGGCACGACACTCCCCCACCGGCGGCCACGGCCACACCCCGGCTGTGCCTGCGCGGCGTCTCCGGCACCGGCTTCACCGACGTCGACCTCGACGTCGCCCCGGGTGAGGTGGTCGGCGTGGCCGGCCTGCCCGACAGCGGCCGGATCGAGCTGCTGCGCGGTGTCTTCGGCGCCGACCCGGTGCGCGGCGGCGAACTGGCCCTCGACGGGGAACGGTTCACCGCCCGGTCGCCGCGCGACGCCATCCGCGCCCGGATCGCCTACCTGCCCGGGGAACGCCGGCAGCAGGGCATCCTGCCGACGATGAGCGTCGCCGACAACGTCACCGTGCTGACCCTGGGCCGGCGGCAACGGTTCGGGGTGCTGCGGCGGCGGGCCCTGCGGCGCGACGCCGAGGACCGCGCCCGCGAGCTGACGGTGAAGACCGCCACCACCGCCCAGGGCATCACCCAGCTCTCCGGCGGCAACCAGCAGAAGGCCCTGCTGGCCCGCTGGCTGTCGATCGAGCCCCGGCTGATGCTGCTCGACGAACCCACCCGTGGCGTCGACGTCGGCGCGAAGGCGGAGATCTACCGGCTGTTCCGCAGCCTCACCGGCGCCGGTGTGTCCATCGTCGTCTCCTCGTCGGACCTGCCCGAACTGCTCACCGTCAGCGACCGGATCGCCGTCATGGCCGCCGGCCGCCTGGTCGGTGTGCTCGACGCGGCCGACGCCACCGAGGAGTCGGTGATGGCCCTGGCCACCGGCGCCCACACCTTGAAGGAGAACACATGA
- a CDS encoding substrate-binding domain-containing protein: MKPTLRRRIAVAATLGLTLLASACGAVTPASTSSSGDSGGFQLADYIKDAVDKGQPLKIRLSYHDPSLAFAVPIRQGMERGAKELGVEAQMIGPTGGNAADQVAELQTLINQKQIHGLAVSSASNDALKPVIAQAYDAGIPIISFNTNNPESKQMGFVGQDLVASGESLAKELLGVLKGKKGKVVVVSVDSGAGWSNDRFTGLQTGLKDSGLQIVGPVNTGNEPSAAYNTIESTMAAQGDAVALVSLDCCSFTAGAKWLQQSGKAGKIHSVGFDVQPQTVDYLKGGVVDLTISQGPAEQGYQAVKLLADYLKNGTEIKDVDTGALVVTRDNVATVPMEG; this comes from the coding sequence ATGAAGCCCACCCTCCGGCGCCGCATCGCGGTCGCCGCCACCCTCGGCCTCACACTGCTGGCCAGCGCCTGCGGCGCCGTCACCCCGGCCAGCACCTCCTCCAGCGGCGACAGCGGCGGCTTCCAGCTCGCCGACTACATCAAGGACGCCGTCGACAAGGGACAACCGCTGAAGATCCGGCTCAGCTACCACGACCCGTCGCTGGCCTTCGCCGTCCCGATCCGGCAGGGCATGGAGCGTGGCGCGAAGGAACTCGGCGTCGAGGCGCAGATGATCGGCCCGACCGGCGGCAACGCCGCCGACCAGGTCGCCGAGTTGCAGACGCTGATCAACCAGAAGCAGATCCACGGCCTGGCGGTCTCCTCGGCCAGCAACGACGCGCTGAAGCCGGTCATCGCGCAGGCGTACGACGCGGGCATCCCGATCATCTCGTTCAACACGAACAACCCGGAGTCCAAGCAGATGGGCTTCGTCGGGCAGGACCTCGTCGCCTCCGGCGAGTCGCTCGCCAAGGAGCTGCTCGGCGTGCTGAAGGGCAAGAAGGGCAAGGTCGTGGTGGTGTCGGTCGACTCCGGCGCCGGCTGGTCCAACGACCGCTTCACCGGCTTGCAGACCGGCCTGAAGGACTCCGGCCTCCAGATCGTCGGCCCGGTGAACACCGGCAACGAGCCGAGCGCGGCGTACAACACCATCGAGTCGACGATGGCCGCGCAGGGTGACGCGGTCGCTCTGGTCTCCCTCGACTGCTGCAGCTTCACCGCCGGGGCCAAGTGGCTCCAGCAGTCCGGCAAGGCCGGGAAGATCCACTCGGTGGGCTTCGACGTGCAGCCGCAGACCGTCGACTACCTCAAGGGCGGCGTGGTCGACCTGACCATCAGCCAGGGGCCGGCCGAGCAGGGCTACCAGGCGGTCAAGCTGCTCGCCGACTACCTGAAGAACGGCACCGAGATCAAGGACGTGGACACGGGCGCGCTCGTGGTCACCCGCGACAACGTCGCCACCGTGCCGATGGAGGGCTGA